In Ruminococcus sp. HUN007, a genomic segment contains:
- a CDS encoding GDSL-type esterase/lipase family protein, whose product MKKLHSLLTASAVAVTAVFASAVNLKPDSVYAAGQVNIMPIGDSITFGLGENGGYRKYLDYSLRQKGISFDMVGPEGQNSASFKYNGQNVNYDNNHAGYSGFTIKQQYPIPSWGENGLLERLKSKDAVKKANPDIVLLIIGTNDMTANRNLNDCEKDLHTLIDYILGDMSEDGVIFMGSIPEFTAYGGNAQRVANYNNTVKKVAESYGDNVQFADVHGSLNGMADMSSDNLHPSGAGYEKMGKFWSEVISEYLEGASGTPEEPEEPLGENELLRCGFENGLSGWTARGGAGVSASKAEYDRGAKSAAVTGRTAAWNGISYDISSLCPAGSTINVSSRIKQNSGGKVKFKLSVQYGSGNSAEYDTFAEGDIASGEWTELSAEGYTVKDGTNPVFYIETDTDTCDFYVDNIVISKGKAAAPSPSPSASPSPSDSKIKGDIDGNRAVNSIDLKMLLDYMLGTKDSLDNSGAADLDDDKKITIKDLSLLKSHIIDPSAVSVPTSEPTAAHDTAYMSKIRDQITTSVPSSAMGKAEGKLEHISYFSKKAGHDKNANVWLPPGYDESKKYPVFYVNHGYGGNESTMVNGMGILEIATSLIKSGEAEPMIIVFTHQYTDPKGNKESGNGAADVPYYDAFVEDFPDSLMPYIESHYSVATGRENTAVAGFSMGGRESLYIGMKCCDKVGYIGAGAPAPGIFPTKDQFMDHPGVMSKDDMRIDAPYEPYVLMIAGGTDDDMVGTYPKQYSDLFTAHGTENIFISVPGGGHDNKTVTPLMYNFIRCLFKA is encoded by the coding sequence ATGAAAAAACTGCATTCCCTGCTTACGGCTTCTGCAGTTGCTGTTACAGCTGTTTTTGCTTCGGCAGTGAACCTGAAACCTGACAGCGTATACGCTGCCGGTCAGGTAAACATTATGCCGATAGGTGACTCGATCACTTTTGGCCTCGGCGAAAACGGAGGCTATAGAAAATATCTCGACTATTCACTGCGCCAGAAGGGCATTTCATTTGACATGGTAGGACCTGAGGGTCAGAATTCCGCAAGTTTTAAGTATAACGGTCAGAACGTTAATTACGATAATAACCATGCCGGATACAGCGGATTTACCATTAAGCAGCAGTATCCGATACCAAGCTGGGGCGAAAACGGTCTTCTTGAAAGACTTAAGAGCAAGGACGCTGTAAAGAAGGCAAATCCGGACATTGTACTTCTTATAATCGGCACAAATGATATGACTGCCAACAGAAACTTAAACGACTGTGAAAAAGACCTTCACACTCTCATCGACTATATTCTCGGTGATATGTCTGAAGACGGTGTTATCTTCATGGGATCTATCCCTGAATTCACAGCATACGGCGGCAATGCACAGCGTGTTGCGAATTACAATAACACAGTAAAGAAGGTCGCAGAATCATACGGTGACAACGTGCAGTTCGCTGACGTTCACGGTTCACTTAACGGAATGGCGGACATGTCTTCCGATAACCTTCATCCGAGCGGTGCCGGTTATGAGAAAATGGGTAAGTTCTGGTCTGAGGTTATTTCTGAATATCTTGAAGGAGCTTCCGGTACACCAGAAGAACCGGAAGAACCTCTTGGAGAAAACGAACTTCTCCGCTGCGGTTTTGAAAACGGACTTTCAGGATGGACTGCACGCGGCGGAGCGGGTGTATCAGCATCAAAGGCTGAATACGACAGGGGAGCAAAGTCAGCAGCCGTTACCGGACGTACAGCTGCATGGAATGGTATTTCATACGACATAAGCAGTCTCTGTCCTGCAGGAAGCACGATCAATGTTTCCTCGAGAATAAAGCAGAATTCAGGCGGCAAGGTAAAATTCAAGCTTTCAGTTCAGTACGGTTCCGGAAACAGTGCGGAATACGATACATTTGCAGAAGGCGATATCGCTTCAGGTGAATGGACAGAGCTTTCAGCTGAAGGCTACACAGTCAAGGACGGAACCAATCCTGTTTTCTACATTGAAACAGATACTGACACATGTGATTTCTACGTTGACAATATCGTTATCTCAAAGGGAAAAGCAGCAGCTCCGTCGCCTTCTCCTTCTGCCTCACCGTCTCCGTCAGACAGTAAGATAAAAGGCGATATCGACGGAAACAGGGCTGTAAACAGCATCGATCTTAAGATGCTTCTTGACTACATGCTCGGAACAAAAGATTCACTTGATAATTCCGGTGCAGCTGATCTTGACGATGATAAAAAGATAACTATAAAGGATCTTTCACTGCTCAAATCACATATCATTGATCCTTCAGCAGTGTCTGTTCCGACGTCTGAACCGACAGCCGCTCATGATACTGCATATATGTCAAAGATTCGTGATCAGATAACAACAAGCGTTCCTTCATCTGCAATGGGCAAGGCTGAGGGTAAGCTTGAACACATATCATATTTCTCAAAAAAGGCCGGACATGACAAGAACGCAAACGTATGGCTCCCGCCGGGATATGACGAGAGTAAAAAGTATCCTGTATTCTATGTGAACCACGGCTACGGCGGAAATGAATCCACAATGGTAAACGGTATGGGAATACTGGAAATTGCCACAAGCCTTATAAAGAGCGGGGAAGCAGAGCCGATGATCATCGTATTCACGCATCAGTATACTGACCCTAAAGGCAATAAGGAAAGCGGCAACGGGGCTGCCGATGTGCCTTATTACGATGCATTCGTTGAAGATTTTCCTGACAGCCTTATGCCGTATATTGAATCACATTACTCAGTTGCCACAGGACGTGAGAATACCGCAGTGGCAGGTTTCTCAATGGGCGGCAGAGAGTCACTCTACATCGGAATGAAGTGCTGTGACAAGGTAGGATATATCGGTGCCGGCGCTCCTGCACCGGGTATTTTCCCGACAAAGGATCAGTTCATGGATCATCCGGGAGTTATGAGCAAGGATGACATGCGTATCGACGCACCGTATGAACCATACGTTCTCATGATCGCAGGCGGTACAGACGACGACATGGTAGGAACATATCCTAAGCAG
- a CDS encoding metallophosphoesterase translates to MIYVTGDTHGEHDINKLLDEDWSGADKPGENDYLIICGDFGFPFLPTDYSPEMPVSEQAKISRYTYEYRLRWLAKRKYTILWVDGNHDNHNFWYNQPVSYWHGGLVNYHPLAPNVIHLKRGEFYEIDGYTFWTMGGAKSHDRLMRIPDVSWWESEIPDYYEMSHGMSVLEEHNYNVDYIITHTLPADLEYPVCKCYYSPEPTGIYLNEIYRRTSFKYWFCGHYHEDINSEAYKIRVLYNDIEALGNY, encoded by the coding sequence ATGATATACGTTACCGGGGATACACATGGCGAACACGATATAAACAAACTCCTTGATGAAGACTGGAGCGGAGCAGACAAGCCGGGTGAAAATGATTACCTTATAATATGCGGAGATTTTGGTTTTCCGTTTCTTCCGACAGATTACTCACCGGAAATGCCTGTATCAGAGCAGGCTAAAATATCACGGTATACCTACGAATACCGTCTCAGATGGCTTGCAAAGCGCAAGTATACTATTCTGTGGGTGGACGGAAATCATGACAACCATAATTTCTGGTACAACCAGCCGGTTTCATACTGGCACGGCGGACTGGTAAACTATCATCCGCTTGCACCGAATGTAATACATCTTAAACGCGGCGAATTCTATGAAATAGACGGCTATACATTCTGGACGATGGGCGGAGCCAAATCACACGACAGGCTTATGCGTATTCCTGATGTAAGCTGGTGGGAATCTGAAATTCCTGACTACTATGAAATGAGTCACGGAATGTCGGTACTTGAAGAGCATAATTATAATGTGGATTACATTATTACGCATACTCTTCCGGCAGATCTTGAATATCCGGTGTGCAAATGCTACTATTCACCTGAACCGACCGGAATTTATCTGAATGAGATCTACAGGAGGACCAGTTTCAAATACTGGTTCTGCGGACACTATCATGAGGACATCAACAGCGAAGCTTATAAAATACGTGTTTTGTACAATGATATAGAAGCACTTGGCAATTACTGA
- a CDS encoding LacI family DNA-binding transcriptional regulator, giving the protein MKKVIRMIDIAESLNVSVVTVSNALNDREGVSPELRAAIKKTADDLGYKYTVNERITSKIENRNIGILMSERFVGEKGTFYWRLCQETSKELLKKNLFAINETLSKDDEKAGILPRIISENKVSGLIVLGQIKHSYIDVLIRCDIPLIFLDFYDKHYNVDSVVTDNFYGMYLLTDYLIENGHKDIRFIGRLNATSSIQDRYLGYVKALMENNICTQNSDIPKAINDRDDNGITLKEFDLPEKMPSAFVCNCDETAFRLISILRSRNINVPDDVSVVGFDNFIVSDVCDPPITTVEVNMKAMAEETVAAMLKKLENKKYRAGRKIILGKTVIKESVKNLK; this is encoded by the coding sequence ATGAAAAAAGTAATAAGAATGATCGATATTGCCGAGAGCCTCAATGTCAGTGTCGTTACCGTATCAAACGCACTTAACGACAGGGAAGGCGTAAGTCCGGAACTTCGCGCAGCCATCAAAAAAACTGCCGATGATCTCGGCTACAAGTATACTGTCAATGAACGTATCACTTCAAAAATCGAAAACAGAAATATCGGTATACTTATGTCAGAGCGTTTTGTAGGCGAAAAGGGGACATTCTACTGGAGACTCTGTCAGGAAACTTCAAAGGAACTTCTTAAAAAGAATCTGTTTGCAATCAACGAAACTCTTTCAAAGGACGATGAAAAAGCAGGAATACTTCCGCGTATAATATCCGAAAACAAAGTGAGCGGACTTATAGTTCTCGGTCAGATAAAGCATTCCTATATTGATGTTCTTATCAGATGCGATATACCGCTGATATTCCTTGATTTCTACGACAAGCATTATAATGTTGATTCAGTTGTTACGGACAATTTCTACGGTATGTATCTCCTTACGGATTATCTTATTGAAAACGGACACAAAGATATAAGATTTATCGGAAGACTCAATGCGACCTCAAGTATCCAGGACCGTTATCTCGGATATGTAAAGGCACTTATGGAAAACAACATCTGCACTCAGAACAGCGACATTCCAAAGGCTATAAACGACCGTGATGACAACGGCATAACCCTTAAGGAGTTTGATCTTCCTGAAAAAATGCCGTCAGCTTTCGTGTGCAACTGTGACGAAACTGCTTTCAGACTTATATCAATACTCAGATCGAGAAATATAAACGTTCCTGATGATGTTTCAGTAGTAGGATTCGACAACTTCATCGTATCAGATGTATGTGATCCTCCTATCACAACTGTGGAAGTAAATATGAAGGCGATGGCTGAGGAAACGGTTGCTGCCATGCTTAAGAAACTTGAAAACAAGAAATACCGTGCCGGAAGAAAGATCATTCTCGGAAAAACGGTTATAAAGGAATCAGTTAAAAATCTGAAATAA
- a CDS encoding DUF4430 domain-containing protein: MKNKTLSLIISTLVIVLTIFCSDPSKAGAYEYTVGEVQSLIDGIVDYKCRQTGSSDVQSLINGALADGAGRDSEWYVISLSQYGYSDFSRYVSNLENYLKNNDEPSATSREKYALALSAAGSTDPYTEDILDSSIGAQGIMSYIYGLNVLNNGYTCSAFTAEGTAQTLVSMQYGDGGWALFGEYGDIDVTSMTIAALAPYYWNDQSVHDAVDRGVDFLSARQQENGGYQSFGTPNPESASQVLVALSAIGIDGVHDERFIKNGNCLIDGIAEYRLDDGSFSHIKGDASNETATIQALYSLIAYKRMCEGRSELYVFDNRRSVERPAETEAVTEAPVTEAEKVTSENVTDIAAVSVTNVSGSAVSETSLSGTATSVSDVTGNVTSPAAVSETSVSVSSDISENISSDSDIQNDHKTDSEKKNAEGSSDSGKRDNKIFIVLIIFGAAGVLCLVLFLAGKRNKKNFIFIIIAAAAVSAFVLLNDFSSKDDYYNGKSSEKPDATGTVTLEIRCDTIAGKSDDEHIPADGTILKKTEFDIEDGETVFDVLTEAARVYNIQVENKGGAGSAHGLSYIAGINYIYEFDFGDLSGWVYHVNGITPSRGCGEYILSDGDEIEWLYTCDLGHDLDEVYEDDPLS; this comes from the coding sequence ATGAAAAATAAGACTTTATCACTGATCATAAGCACTCTGGTCATCGTTCTGACCATATTCTGCTCTGATCCGTCTAAAGCCGGTGCTTACGAATATACCGTCGGTGAGGTACAGTCTCTCATCGACGGTATCGTTGATTATAAGTGCAGACAGACCGGATCTTCCGATGTACAGAGTTTAATAAACGGAGCACTCGCTGACGGTGCAGGCAGAGATTCCGAATGGTATGTAATTTCGCTCAGCCAGTACGGTTACAGCGATTTTTCACGTTACGTTTCAAATCTTGAAAATTATCTTAAGAACAACGATGAACCTTCAGCGACTTCAAGGGAAAAATATGCACTGGCTCTGTCGGCAGCCGGAAGTACTGACCCTTATACTGAAGATATTCTCGACAGCTCGATAGGCGCACAGGGCATCATGAGCTATATTTACGGCTTAAATGTACTGAACAACGGTTACACATGTTCAGCCTTCACCGCTGAAGGCACTGCACAGACACTGGTCTCAATGCAGTACGGCGACGGCGGATGGGCTCTTTTCGGAGAATACGGCGATATTGATGTTACATCCATGACTATTGCTGCTCTTGCTCCCTACTACTGGAACGACCAGTCTGTTCATGATGCTGTTGACCGCGGTGTGGATTTTCTTTCAGCCAGGCAGCAGGAAAACGGCGGCTACCAGAGTTTCGGAACACCTAATCCGGAAAGTGCATCCCAGGTTCTCGTCGCTCTTTCGGCAATAGGTATCGACGGCGTTCACGACGAAAGATTCATCAAAAACGGAAACTGTCTTATTGACGGGATCGCTGAATACAGACTTGATGACGGCAGTTTTTCACACATTAAAGGTGATGCATCAAACGAAACTGCAACCATTCAGGCGCTCTACTCACTTATAGCCTACAAGAGAATGTGCGAAGGCCGCTCCGAACTTTATGTTTTCGATAACCGCAGATCTGTGGAAAGACCTGCAGAGACTGAAGCTGTAACAGAGGCGCCGGTCACGGAAGCTGAAAAAGTTACTTCAGAAAATGTGACTGATATCGCAGCTGTTTCTGTCACTAACGTGTCAGGATCTGCCGTATCAGAAACCTCGCTTTCAGGAACTGCGACTTCAGTAAGTGATGTTACCGGAAATGTTACATCACCGGCTGCTGTCTCAGAAACTTCTGTTTCAGTATCATCAGATATAAGCGAAAACATTTCTTCAGACTCTGATATTCAGAATGATCACAAAACTGACAGCGAAAAGAAAAACGCAGAAGGCTCTTCAGACTCAGGCAAAAGAGATAATAAAATATTTATAGTACTTATTATTTTCGGAGCTGCCGGAGTTTTATGTCTCGTACTTTTCCTTGCCGGCAAACGCAATAAAAAGAATTTTATCTTTATCATTATCGCTGCAGCCGCTGTTTCCGCTTTTGTTTTATTGAATGATTTCAGCTCAAAAGATGATTACTACAATGGAAAATCATCAGAAAAGCCGGATGCAACCGGTACGGTAACACTTGAGATACGCTGCGACACCATAGCTGGAAAATCAGACGATGAGCACATTCCTGCCGACGGAACGATACTTAAAAAGACTGAATTTGACATAGAGGACGGAGAAACTGTTTTCGACGTGCTCACCGAAGCGGCCAGGGTTTATAACATACAGGTGGAAAACAAGGGCGGTGCCGGTTCAGCACACGGCCTTTCCTACATAGCCGGAATAAACTACATCTACGAATTTGACTTCGGCGATCTGTCCGGATGGGTGTACCATGTAAACGGCATTACCCCGTCGCGAGGATGCGGTGAGTATATCCTTTCAGACGGTGACGAAATAGAATGGCTCTACACCTGCGATCTCGGTCACGATCTTGATGAGGTATACGAAGATGATCCGCTTTCATGA
- a CDS encoding energy-coupling factor transporter transmembrane component T, with protein sequence MIRFHELNPAVIALWFFTVTGTAMFCSYPVICFLTLTAGVLLFLVRNGRNHIRTHLFFLILYVILTIANPLVSHNGKTVLFVMNDNPVTLEALLYGLNSATMLTGVLYMFRSFTQIMTSEKLLYITSLLSPKISLVLSMAVRYVPLFNRQGQKVSDTQKAMGLYADDNIIDDITGRMRIFSSVSTWALENGIVTADSMAARGFGTGRRTALKRFSFTLTDTAFLILTVFFSGTVIAAAAHGSLEFDFYPEISGIHPDHTGKAGLSAFLLLVLMPVFKETEALIKWKYSESKI encoded by the coding sequence ATGATCCGCTTTCATGAGCTTAATCCGGCAGTAATTGCTCTGTGGTTCTTCACTGTCACCGGTACGGCAATGTTCTGCAGCTATCCGGTGATTTGTTTTCTGACACTGACTGCCGGTGTTCTTCTGTTTCTTGTAAGAAACGGGAGAAATCATATCCGTACTCACCTGTTTTTTCTGATTTTATACGTGATACTTACAATAGCCAATCCGCTTGTCTCACACAACGGTAAAACTGTTCTGTTTGTAATGAACGACAATCCGGTAACACTCGAAGCACTTCTTTACGGCCTTAACTCAGCAACAATGCTTACGGGAGTATTATATATGTTCCGGTCGTTTACACAGATAATGACAAGCGAAAAGCTTCTCTACATAACATCGCTGCTCTCCCCGAAGATATCACTGGTGCTGTCAATGGCAGTACGATACGTTCCGCTGTTTAACAGACAGGGGCAGAAAGTAAGCGACACCCAGAAGGCAATGGGACTGTATGCTGACGACAATATTATTGATGACATTACCGGACGCATGCGTATTTTCTCCTCCGTTTCCACATGGGCGCTGGAAAATGGTATAGTGACCGCTGACAGTATGGCAGCCCGCGGATTCGGTACAGGACGCAGAACCGCTCTGAAAAGATTTTCATTCACTCTTACCGACACTGCTTTTCTTATCCTTACAGTATTTTTTTCGGGTACTGTGATCGCCGCAGCAGCACACGGAAGTCTTGAATTTGATTTTTATCCGGAAATATCGGGTATCCATCCTGATCACACCGGAAAAGCCGGACTTTCCGCATTCCTTCTGCTCGTCCTGATGCCGGTATTCAAAGAAACGGAGGCTCTGATAAAATGGAAATATTCCGAGTCGAAGATCTGA
- a CDS encoding ABC transporter ATP-binding protein yields MEIFRVEDLNFTYPECSSKAVHDVSFKIGKGEFIVICGSTGSGKSTLLRLLKPEISPNGEMTGNILFHGAPLSDCSGRRSASSIGFVMQSPEQQIVTDKVWHELAFGLENLGVPASEIARRTAETAGFFGIGSWYGKNTADLSGGQKQLLNLASVLVMSPEIIILDEPTAQLDPIAASEFITALKRLNEELSLTVLIAEHRLEDTYPLCDRIMVMDGGKLIFNGEPRKIFTEIKGDSPVLRGLPAAARVYGLTGGKDDCPLTVREGRNYIEKTFKKDITALPAPAHETTDKETALEFKNVRFRYSRNGDDVLKDLSFKVNTGEIFCILGGNGCGKTTFLKLAADLASPYSGVIKVFGKKLKEYRNRSLYRECLALLPQDVQNVFLCDSVREELEKCGADTTSLPFDISGLLDRHPYDLSGGEQQAAALARILAAKPKLLLMDEPTKGLDADWKSKMKDILDRLKNQGVTVVIVTHDIEFAAECADRCAMFFDGKIVSEGTPKEFFPANSFYTTAVSRMTREMYKNIVTVSEAVEICSLNGRKDDAHDSH; encoded by the coding sequence ATGGAAATATTCCGAGTCGAAGATCTGAATTTCACCTATCCTGAATGCAGCTCAAAGGCAGTGCATGATGTGAGTTTTAAAATCGGCAAAGGTGAATTCATTGTCATCTGCGGCTCTACCGGAAGCGGTAAATCAACTCTTCTCCGTCTTCTGAAGCCGGAGATATCACCGAACGGAGAAATGACCGGAAACATACTGTTTCACGGCGCTCCCCTCTCAGACTGTTCCGGCAGGCGCTCCGCCTCATCAATAGGATTTGTAATGCAGTCACCGGAACAGCAGATAGTTACAGACAAGGTCTGGCACGAACTTGCATTCGGGCTTGAAAACCTCGGAGTACCCGCTTCAGAAATAGCACGAAGGACTGCTGAAACAGCCGGATTTTTCGGTATCGGCAGCTGGTACGGAAAGAATACAGCCGATCTTTCGGGAGGTCAGAAACAGCTGCTCAATCTCGCTTCCGTTCTGGTAATGTCACCTGAGATCATCATTCTCGATGAACCGACCGCCCAGCTCGACCCGATCGCAGCTTCGGAATTTATCACTGCGTTAAAACGTCTGAACGAAGAGCTTTCCCTTACAGTTCTGATCGCCGAACACCGGCTTGAAGATACTTATCCGCTGTGCGACAGAATAATGGTAATGGATGGTGGAAAACTCATCTTTAACGGTGAGCCGCGTAAGATATTTACGGAAATAAAGGGCGACTCGCCTGTTCTGCGCGGTCTTCCTGCAGCAGCGAGAGTATACGGTCTGACAGGCGGAAAGGATGACTGTCCGCTGACTGTACGCGAAGGCCGGAACTACATTGAAAAGACTTTTAAAAAAGACATCACCGCCCTTCCGGCTCCTGCACATGAAACGACAGATAAAGAAACTGCACTGGAATTTAAAAACGTCCGTTTCAGATACAGCCGTAACGGTGATGATGTTTTGAAAGATTTAAGCTTTAAGGTGAACACCGGCGAAATATTCTGCATTCTCGGCGGCAATGGCTGCGGCAAAACGACTTTTCTTAAGCTTGCCGCAGATCTTGCTTCACCGTACAGCGGCGTGATAAAAGTCTTCGGGAAAAAACTTAAGGAATACAGAAACCGTTCGCTCTACAGGGAATGTCTCGCACTTCTCCCGCAGGATGTACAGAACGTTTTCCTCTGTGATTCAGTTCGTGAGGAACTTGAAAAATGCGGAGCCGATACCACTTCACTGCCTTTTGACATTTCCGGTCTGCTTGACAGGCACCCTTACGATCTCTCGGGAGGAGAACAGCAGGCTGCTGCTCTGGCACGCATCCTTGCGGCGAAGCCAAAGCTTCTGCTTATGGACGAACCGACCAAGGGCCTTGACGCTGACTGGAAATCAAAGATGAAGGACATCCTTGACCGCCTGAAAAATCAGGGTGTAACCGTAGTCATCGTCACACACGACATCGAGTTCGCAGCTGAATGTGCCGACAGATGTGCCATGTTTTTTGACGGAAAAATAGTTTCAGAAGGCACTCCGAAGGAATTCTTCCCGGCAAACAGTTTCTACACAACTGCTGTGAGCCGTATGACAAGAGAAATGTACAAAAACATAGTCACCGTTTCCGAAGCCGTGGAAATATGCTCGCTCAACGGCAGAAAGGATGATGCTCATGACAGTCATTAA
- a CDS encoding ECF transporter S component yields MTVIKSRRLREFIRYAVPLVIIPSLVLAGAFVFDRKRHILVSLAVALFSLLLFAAGFERRSAGTRRLVIVSVMTALAFSGRFIPFLKPVSAITIITALYLGGEAGFLVGALTAILANFYFGQGPWTAFQMLAWGLIGFTAGLLAPVLKKSRINLIIYGFISGIAYSFIMDIWTVLSYNDGKFGLKLYLAALTTAIPYTISYAVSNILFLWFLAEPFGRKLKRIVKKYNV; encoded by the coding sequence ATGACAGTCATTAAGAGCAGAAGACTCCGTGAATTCATCCGCTATGCAGTTCCGCTTGTCATAATCCCGTCTCTCGTACTTGCAGGTGCATTTGTATTTGACCGGAAACGGCATATCCTTGTTTCACTGGCAGTCGCACTCTTCTCGCTTCTGCTCTTCGCAGCAGGATTTGAAAGAAGATCCGCCGGCACGAGGAGGCTTGTAATAGTTTCCGTTATGACCGCACTTGCATTTTCAGGAAGATTCATACCTTTCCTCAAACCTGTTTCCGCGATCACCATAATAACCGCGCTTTATCTCGGCGGTGAAGCCGGATTTCTAGTAGGTGCACTTACAGCGATACTTGCAAATTTCTACTTCGGTCAGGGTCCGTGGACAGCCTTCCAGATGCTCGCCTGGGGACTTATCGGCTTTACCGCCGGCCTTCTCGCACCGGTACTGAAAAAAAGCCGGATAAATCTCATAATATACGGATTTATATCCGGCATAGCCTATTCATTTATAATGGATATCTGGACAGTCCTTTCGTACAACGACGGAAAGTTCGGCCTGAAACTATACCTCGCCGCCCTGACAACAGCTATCCCCTACACCATATCATATGCCGTATCAAACATCCTCTTCCTCTGGTTCCTCGCCGAACCCTTCGGAAGGAAACTTAAGAGGATAGTGAAGAAATACAATGTATGA
- a CDS encoding Rossmann-like and DUF2520 domain-containing protein, with product MFALSLFQNCGSGNAVSLSVHTYHTEVTVLKIGFIGAGKVGFTLGKYFAGNGMELSGYCSSSEGSAKEAADFTGSVYYKNAEELIEASDVIFLTVPDGAIKDVYLSLPLHKLKGKQLCHCSGALSSKDAFPGINEYGAEGTSVHPLFPVSSKYDSYKAIGDAFFCIEGDRADEWSRILSDMGNPVRIIESDIKIKYHAACVAASNLVCGLMAESTELLTGCGFSEKEALEALKPLAVSNLNRILASDPVTALTGPVERNDVSTVKKHLDALGEGTDADIYRSLSLKLTEMAEKRHSGADYSEMRSLLK from the coding sequence ATGTTCGCATTATCGCTTTTTCAGAACTGCGGATCCGGAAATGCGGTCAGCTTATCAGTGCATACTTATCATACTGAGGTGACAGTTTTGAAGATCGGTTTTATCGGAGCCGGAAAAGTCGGCTTTACACTTGGAAAATACTTTGCCGGAAACGGAATGGAGTTATCGGGATACTGCAGTTCTTCTGAAGGATCTGCAAAGGAAGCTGCAGATTTTACCGGTTCGGTTTATTATAAAAATGCGGAGGAACTTATCGAAGCGAGTGATGTAATATTTCTTACTGTTCCTGACGGAGCAATAAAGGATGTTTATCTTTCTCTGCCCCTTCATAAACTGAAAGGAAAACAGCTTTGTCACTGCAGCGGGGCTTTGTCCTCGAAAGATGCTTTTCCCGGAATAAATGAATACGGGGCAGAGGGAACGTCGGTACATCCGCTGTTTCCTGTAAGCAGCAAATATGATTCGTATAAGGCCATCGGTGATGCATTTTTCTGCATCGAAGGCGATCGGGCGGATGAATGGAGCCGTATTCTTTCTGATATGGGCAATCCGGTTCGTATAATAGAAAGTGATATCAAGATAAAATACCACGCTGCCTGCGTGGCGGCAAGCAATCTCGTGTGCGGACTTATGGCAGAGAGTACGGAACTTCTTACGGGATGCGGCTTTTCTGAAAAAGAGGCACTTGAAGCCCTTAAACCTCTTGCAGTCAGCAATTTAAACCGAATATTAGCATCAGATCCGGTAACAGCTCTTACAGGTCCGGTGGAACGAAATGATGTTTCAACTGTAAAGAAACATCTGGATGCATTAGGTGAGGGCACTGATGCGGATATATACAGATCATTATCCCTGAAGCTTACCGAAATGGCTGAAAAACGCCACAGCGGTGCAGATTATTCTGAGATGAGATCACTGCTTAAGTAG